A stretch of Episyrphus balteatus chromosome 2, idEpiBalt1.1, whole genome shotgun sequence DNA encodes these proteins:
- the LOC129909332 gene encoding uncharacterized protein LOC129909332 — protein sequence MSLLKLVFVILAIASACNASIGPHFDLAPLPYGPPTVFPPPVLPPPLYPGPAFHAHPTAPIWPAPVLPAPAPLLPAPVLPAPAPLWPAPAPVSYFPPPLPAPLAAAPLPPVFDPIPFAPTYRAIPGPITKTHHVSVGWAHPIQAKIIAAPAPHIHPVKLIEGHAHAHAHLHPHSAPLISHHHHQW from the exons ATGTCTCTGCTAAAATTG GTTTTTGTCATCCTGGCTATTGCATCGGCTTGCAATGCAAGTATTGGACCACATTTTGATCTAGCACCTCTACCATATGGACCACCAACAGTTTTCCCTCCTCCCGTACTCCCACCTCCTTTATACCCAGGACCAGCTTTTCATGCTCACCCAACAGCACCAATTTGGCCAGCACCAGTCCTGCCTGCACCAGCACCATTATTGCCCGCACCAGTTCTCCCAGCTCCAGCCCCATTATGGCCCGCACCAGCTCCAGTCTCATACTTCCCTCCACCACTACCAGCTCCATTAGCTGCAGCTCCACTTCCTCCAGTTTTCGATCCGATCCCATTCGCTCCTACATACCGTGCTATTCCCGGACCCATCACAAAGACCCACCACGTTTCAGTTGGATGGGCACATCCAATACAAGCCAAGATTATTGCAGCTCCAGCTCCCCACATCCATCCAGTTAAATTAATCGAAGGACACGCACATGCTCATGCACACCTTCACCCACATTCAGCGCCACTTAttagtcatcatcatcatcaatggTGA
- the LOC129909331 gene encoding uncharacterized protein LOC129909331: protein MFHYIALLTFGLVTLTTAKPLYTTAGSSQLDVRNNYNSGSGYATSIGYASPLQSRIITAASPFAYSAPIARYSPSVLAGPFAYGSPRYESPVLGAGYASPYAAQYASPYASPVFAQVASPYSAAYASPYTIAAPGSSPILL from the exons ATGTTTCATTAC ATCGCATTACTGACTTTTGGCCTTGTGACCCTAACCACCGCCAAACCATTGTACACAACAGCTGGATCTTCACAACTAGATGTCCGAAACAATTACAACAGTGGATCAGGATATGCAACATCGATAGGATATGCTTCACCACTACAATCGAGAATTATAACAGCAGCTTCTCCATTCGCCTACTCAGCTCCAATTGCCAGATATAGTCCATCAGTTTTGGCAGGCCCATTTGCATATGGATCTCCAAGATATGAATCTCCAGTTTTGGGCGCAGGATATGCATCACCGTATGCAGCTCAATATGCTTCTCCATATGCGTCACCAGTATTCGCTCAAGTTGCTTCTCCGTACTCTGCAGCTTATGCATCGCCATATACGATCGCCGCACCTGGATCTAGTCCAATTTTactgtaa